One Amaranthus tricolor cultivar Red isolate AtriRed21 chromosome 10, ASM2621246v1, whole genome shotgun sequence genomic window carries:
- the LOC130825361 gene encoding uncharacterized protein LOC130825361 has product MSSFLKKATKKVTKVAKSLGGSSSSKRKATSTPSVSTTPSISNYNYEPNYPEGYDPELHQYAEEVEKDIQIEEEEEQEEEQARQSSTRSDEEQGEQQQQRQARGKRVNFQTIDEDEPVRQPFPAMPPPSGRAVSHVWSYFTKEPTENPDIFLCTCQICESQGVKPLVSYNFARGGGTGSFNKHLAKKHGITKETHAASGSRTTSGSRQTQWDIPNTGMPFRYNRNDMIDEFSRYVICDELPFNHGESRAYERLTRQQLQPQFRAIPRSTLKRRTIKLYESMRYDLVEMFKSFNGRVSITTDIWSAPPHLESYMCVTAH; this is encoded by the exons atgtcttcatttttgaaaaaagccacaaaaaaagttactaaagtggcaaaatcattaggaggttccagttcctccaaaagaaaggccacttctactccgtcggtatcaacaacaccctccattagtaattataattatgaacctaattatccggaagggtacgacccggagttacatcaatatgcagaagaagtggaaaaagatatacaaattgaagaagaagaagaacaagaagaagaacaagctcgacagtcatcaacaagatcagatgaagaacaaggagaacaacaacaacaaagacaagctcgtggtaaacgagtcaatttccaaactatcg atgaagatgaaccagtaagacaaccttttccggcaatgccacctcctagtggtagagctgtttcacatgtgtggtcgtatttcacaaaagaaccaaccgagaatccagatattttcctatgcacttgtcaaatttgtgaaagtcaaggagtaaagcccttagtttcatacaatttcgccagag gtggtggaacgggatcttttaacaaacatttggcaaagaagcatggaatcacaaaagaaactcatgcagcaagcggcagcaggaccacaagtggaagccgacagacacaatgggacattcccaacacaggtatgccttttagatataatcgtaatgacatgattgatgaattttctaggtatgtaatttgcgatgaattgccttttaaccacggtgaaagtagggcatatgagcgtctcactagacaacaattgcaaccacaatttagagcaatccctaggagcactcttaaaagacgaacaattaaattatacgaatcaatgcgctatgacctagttgaaatgtttaaatcgtttaatggtagggttagcataacaactgacatatggtctgctcccccacatttagaatcttatatgtgtgtaacagcacactag